The following proteins come from a genomic window of Pangasianodon hypophthalmus isolate fPanHyp1 chromosome 24, fPanHyp1.pri, whole genome shotgun sequence:
- the pias2 gene encoding E3 SUMO-protein ligase PIAS2 isoform X1 yields MADIEELRNMISSFRVSELQVLLGFAGRNKSGRKHELLLRALHLLKSDCSPAVQLRIKDLYRRRYPRTLDSLAELSALKSSINSYLQSEERSTVVSPDLSLGASPSDSAQQHVVPIKPAVFHDSKPRMNMQQPTPLMPPVHPDVQMKSLPFYDVLDVLIKPSSLGASTVQRFHQEKYFIFALTPQQVREVCISRDFLPGGRRDYMVQIQLRFCLSETSCPQEDNYPNSLCIKVNGKLFPLPGYAPPPKNGVEQKRPGRPLNITSLVRLSSAVPNQISVTWAPEIGKTYSMSVYLVRQLTSPLLLQRLRMKGIRNPDHSRALIKEKLTADPDSEIATTSLRVSLMCPLGKMRLTVPCRAVTCSHLQCFDAALYLQMNEKKPTWICPVCDKKAAYESLIIDGLFMEILNDCTDVDEIKFQEDGTWCPMRPKKETLKVSSPCLPKIECAAPVRPSAVVSHSEPSSTKKADVIDLTLESSSDEEAEPDPPLKKRCVYMSKPEEVHSSKGVLTYQPSTVRVPNVQPLDTSYLTSSIADYAVPFHHSTLSTIPTDMQGLDLFSLLQADSQHYRTPVFLENLSSSIQSGTSSSSLMASSVQYDSTSHRGSSSHETGVITGGSSTLSDIISLD; encoded by the exons ATGGCGGATATTGAGGAGTTACGG AATATGATATCAAGTTTCCGCGTCTCGGAGCTCCAGGTACTGCTAGGTTTTGCCGGAAGGAACAAGAGTGGTCGCAAGCATGAACTCCTGCTGAGGGCTTTGCATTTGCTAAAGAGTGACTGTAGCCCTGCCGTGCAGCTCAGAATCAAGGACCTGTATCGCCGGAGATACCCGAGGACATTAGACAGTCTTGCAGAATTGTCTGCTCTAAAGTCAAGCATAAATTCGTACCTACAGTCTGAAGAGAGATCTACAGTTGTGAGTCCGGACCTTTCTCTTGGTGCTAGTCCGTCAGACTCAGCTCAACAGCACGTGGTGCCCATTAAACCAGCAGTGTTTCATGACTCAAAGCCCAGGATGAACATGCAGCAGCCGACACCGCTCATGCCTCCCGTCCACCCGGACGTCCAGATGAAGTCCCTTCCATTTTACGACGTGTTGGACGTTTTGATCAAACCATCAAGTTTAG GAGCCAGTACAGTTCAGAGATTTCATCaagaaaaatactttatttttgcCTTGACTCCACAGCAAGTGCGTGAAGTTTGCATTTCACG GGATTTTCTTCCTGGTGGCAGAAGAGATTATATGGTTCAAATACAACTCCG ATTCTGCCTTTCAGAGACTAGCTGCCCTCAAGAGGACAACTATCCCAATAGTCTTTGCATCAAAGTCAATGGGAAGCTCTTTCCTCTCCCA GGCTATGCACCGCCTCCTAAGAATGGTGTAGAGCAGAAGAGACCAGGCAGACCTTTGAACATCACCTCTCTCGTCAGATTATCATCTGCCGTCCCCAATCAAATATCAGTCACATGGGCACCTGAAATTGGAAAG ACATACTCCATGTCTGTGTATTTGGTACGGCAGCTGACCTCACCGTTGTTACTACAGAGATTAAGAATGAAGGGAATCAGAAACCCTGACCACTCAAGAGCACTCA TAAAAGAAAAGCTCACAGCAGACCCCGACAGTGAAATAGCCACAACCAGCTTGCGAGTCTCACTCATGTGCCCA CTTGGAAAAATGCGGCTAACAGTGCCCTGTCGAGCAGTGACCTGCTCTCATCTCCAGTGTTTCGATGCTGCACTATACCTGCAAATGAATGAGAAGAAGCCCACCTGGATCTGCCCTGTGTGTGACAAGAAAGCTGCATATGAGAGTCTGATCATAGATGG GCTCTTTATGGAAATATTAAATGACTGCACAGATGTGGACGAAATCAAGTTCCAAGAAGACGGGACCTGGTGCCCAATGAGACCAAAGAAGGAGACGTTGAAAGTGTCATCTCCATGTTTACCCAAAATTGAGT gcgCTGCCCCTGTGCGTCCGAGCGCGGTTGTTTCTCACTCAGAGCCCAGCAGTACGAAAAAAGCTGATGTGATTGACCTGACActtgaaagctcatcagatgaagaagCAGAGCCAGACCCTCCCCTGAAAAAGCGCTGTGTCTACATGTCCAAACCCGAGGAGGTGCATAGCAGCAAAGG GGTTTTGACCTATCAGCCATCAACGGTTCGGGTGCCAAATGTCCAGCCGCTGGACACTTCGTACTTGACTTCTTCCATTGCAGACTATGCAGTTCCATTCCACCATTCAACACTGTCCACGATTCCCACCGATATGCAAG GTCTTGACTTATTTTCGTTACTTCAAGCAGATTCTCAG CATTACCGGACCCCTGTGTTCCTGGAGAATCTGTCCAGCAGCATTCAGAGTGGCACCAGCAGCTCCAGTCTCATGGCCTCATCTGTCCAATACGATTCAACTTCACATCGAGGTAGCTCCAGCCATGAAACGGGTGTCATCACCGGAGGATCCTCAACTCTTTCAGACATTATCTCACTAGATTGA
- the pias2 gene encoding E3 SUMO-protein ligase PIAS2 isoform X2 — protein sequence MISSFRVSELQVLLGFAGRNKSGRKHELLLRALHLLKSDCSPAVQLRIKDLYRRRYPRTLDSLAELSALKSSINSYLQSEERSTVVSPDLSLGASPSDSAQQHVVPIKPAVFHDSKPRMNMQQPTPLMPPVHPDVQMKSLPFYDVLDVLIKPSSLGASTVQRFHQEKYFIFALTPQQVREVCISRDFLPGGRRDYMVQIQLRFCLSETSCPQEDNYPNSLCIKVNGKLFPLPGYAPPPKNGVEQKRPGRPLNITSLVRLSSAVPNQISVTWAPEIGKTYSMSVYLVRQLTSPLLLQRLRMKGIRNPDHSRALIKEKLTADPDSEIATTSLRVSLMCPLGKMRLTVPCRAVTCSHLQCFDAALYLQMNEKKPTWICPVCDKKAAYESLIIDGLFMEILNDCTDVDEIKFQEDGTWCPMRPKKETLKVSSPCLPKIECAAPVRPSAVVSHSEPSSTKKADVIDLTLESSSDEEAEPDPPLKKRCVYMSKPEEVHSSKGVLTYQPSTVRVPNVQPLDTSYLTSSIADYAVPFHHSTLSTIPTDMQGLDLFSLLQADSQHYRTPVFLENLSSSIQSGTSSSSLMASSVQYDSTSHRGSSSHETGVITGGSSTLSDIISLD from the exons ATGATATCAAGTTTCCGCGTCTCGGAGCTCCAGGTACTGCTAGGTTTTGCCGGAAGGAACAAGAGTGGTCGCAAGCATGAACTCCTGCTGAGGGCTTTGCATTTGCTAAAGAGTGACTGTAGCCCTGCCGTGCAGCTCAGAATCAAGGACCTGTATCGCCGGAGATACCCGAGGACATTAGACAGTCTTGCAGAATTGTCTGCTCTAAAGTCAAGCATAAATTCGTACCTACAGTCTGAAGAGAGATCTACAGTTGTGAGTCCGGACCTTTCTCTTGGTGCTAGTCCGTCAGACTCAGCTCAACAGCACGTGGTGCCCATTAAACCAGCAGTGTTTCATGACTCAAAGCCCAGGATGAACATGCAGCAGCCGACACCGCTCATGCCTCCCGTCCACCCGGACGTCCAGATGAAGTCCCTTCCATTTTACGACGTGTTGGACGTTTTGATCAAACCATCAAGTTTAG GAGCCAGTACAGTTCAGAGATTTCATCaagaaaaatactttatttttgcCTTGACTCCACAGCAAGTGCGTGAAGTTTGCATTTCACG GGATTTTCTTCCTGGTGGCAGAAGAGATTATATGGTTCAAATACAACTCCG ATTCTGCCTTTCAGAGACTAGCTGCCCTCAAGAGGACAACTATCCCAATAGTCTTTGCATCAAAGTCAATGGGAAGCTCTTTCCTCTCCCA GGCTATGCACCGCCTCCTAAGAATGGTGTAGAGCAGAAGAGACCAGGCAGACCTTTGAACATCACCTCTCTCGTCAGATTATCATCTGCCGTCCCCAATCAAATATCAGTCACATGGGCACCTGAAATTGGAAAG ACATACTCCATGTCTGTGTATTTGGTACGGCAGCTGACCTCACCGTTGTTACTACAGAGATTAAGAATGAAGGGAATCAGAAACCCTGACCACTCAAGAGCACTCA TAAAAGAAAAGCTCACAGCAGACCCCGACAGTGAAATAGCCACAACCAGCTTGCGAGTCTCACTCATGTGCCCA CTTGGAAAAATGCGGCTAACAGTGCCCTGTCGAGCAGTGACCTGCTCTCATCTCCAGTGTTTCGATGCTGCACTATACCTGCAAATGAATGAGAAGAAGCCCACCTGGATCTGCCCTGTGTGTGACAAGAAAGCTGCATATGAGAGTCTGATCATAGATGG GCTCTTTATGGAAATATTAAATGACTGCACAGATGTGGACGAAATCAAGTTCCAAGAAGACGGGACCTGGTGCCCAATGAGACCAAAGAAGGAGACGTTGAAAGTGTCATCTCCATGTTTACCCAAAATTGAGT gcgCTGCCCCTGTGCGTCCGAGCGCGGTTGTTTCTCACTCAGAGCCCAGCAGTACGAAAAAAGCTGATGTGATTGACCTGACActtgaaagctcatcagatgaagaagCAGAGCCAGACCCTCCCCTGAAAAAGCGCTGTGTCTACATGTCCAAACCCGAGGAGGTGCATAGCAGCAAAGG GGTTTTGACCTATCAGCCATCAACGGTTCGGGTGCCAAATGTCCAGCCGCTGGACACTTCGTACTTGACTTCTTCCATTGCAGACTATGCAGTTCCATTCCACCATTCAACACTGTCCACGATTCCCACCGATATGCAAG GTCTTGACTTATTTTCGTTACTTCAAGCAGATTCTCAG CATTACCGGACCCCTGTGTTCCTGGAGAATCTGTCCAGCAGCATTCAGAGTGGCACCAGCAGCTCCAGTCTCATGGCCTCATCTGTCCAATACGATTCAACTTCACATCGAGGTAGCTCCAGCCATGAAACGGGTGTCATCACCGGAGGATCCTCAACTCTTTCAGACATTATCTCACTAGATTGA
- the eef2l2 gene encoding elongation factor 2 isoform X2: MVNFTVDQIREIMDKKSNIRNMSVIAHVDHGKSTLTDSLVCKAGIIASARAGETRFTDTRKDEQERCITIKSTAISLYYELSDNDLAFIKQCKDGSGFLINLIDSPGHVDFSSEVTAALRVTDGALVVVDCVSGVCVQTETVLRQAIAERIKPVLMMNKMDRALLELQLDPDELFQTFQRIVENVNVIISTYGEGEHGPMGNIMVDPVVGTVGFGSGLHGWAFTLKQFAEMYVAKFAAKGEKKKGDVPPEERCKKVEEMMKKLWGDKYFDPSCGKFSKTATSAEGKKLPRTFCQLVLDPIFKVFDAIMNFKKEETQKLIEKLNIKLDAEDKEKEGKPLLKAVMRRWLPAGDALLQMITIHLPSPVTAQRYRCELLYEGPGDDESAMGIKNCDPKAPLMMYVSKMVPTSDKGRFYAFGRVFSGVVATGQKVRIMGPNYTPGKKEDLYLKPIQRTILMMGRYVEPIEDVPCGNIVGLVGVDQFLVKTGTITTYEQSHNMRVMKFSVSPVVRVAVEAKNPADLPKLVEGLKRLAKSDPMVQCIIEESGEHIVAGAGELHLEICLKDLEEDHACIPLKKSDPVVSYRETVSDDSDQVCLSKSPNKHNRLYMKARPFPDGLAEDVDKGEVTARQELKQRARYLAEKYEWEVTEARKIWCFGPDGSGPNILVDITKGVQYLNEIKDSVVAGFQWATKEGALCEENMRGVRFDIHDVTLHADAIHRGGGQIIPTARRVLYASVLTAQPRLMEPIYLVEIQCPEQVVGGIYGVLNRKRGHVFEESQVAGTPIFVVKAYLPVNESFGFTADLRSNTGGQAFPQCVFDHWQILPGDPYDANSRPSQVVAETRKRKGLKEGIPALDNFLDKL, translated from the exons ATG gtgAACTTCACAGTAGACCAGATCCGTGAGATCATGGACAAAAAGTCCAACATTAGGAACATGTCCGTGATCGCCCATGTGGACCATGGCAAATCCACTCTCACTGACTCTCTAGTGTGCAAGGCAGGTATCATTGCCTCTGCACGAGCTGGTGAGACCAGGTTCACGGACACGAGGAAGGATGAACAGGAGAGGTGCATCACCATCAAGTCAAC AGCTATCTCTCTGTACTACGAGCTCAGCGACAATGACTTGGCCTTCATCAAGCAGTGCAAGGACGGATCTGGTTTTCTCATAAACCTGATTGACTCTCCAGGTCACGTGGACTTCTCGTCCGAGGTGACGGCAGCTCTGAGAGTTACTGATGGAGCTCTCGTAGTAGTAGACTGTGTATCAG gtgtgtgtgtgcagaccgAGACCGTTTTGAGGCAGGCTATTGCCGAACGCATCAAACCAGTCTTGATGATGAACAAGATGGACCGTGCCTTGCTTGAGCTGCAGCTGGATCCGGATGAGCTGTTCCAGACCTTCCAGCGCATCGTAGAGAACGTCAATGTCATCATCTCCACTTATGGCGAAGGAGAACATGGACCAATGGGCAACATTATG GTGGACCCTGTTGTTGGTACAGTTGGATTTGGTTCAGGCCTCCATGGTTGGGCTTTTACCCTGAAGCAGTTTGCTGAGATGTACGTAGCCAAATTTGCTGCcaaaggtgaaaagaaaaaaggagatgtACCACCTGAAGAGCGCTGCAAAAAGGTGGAGGAGATGATGAAGAAACTCTGGGGAGACAA GTATTTTGATCCTTCCTGTGGAAAATTCAGCAAAACAGCAACCAGtgcagaggggaaaaaactccCACGCACATTCTGCCAACTTGTGCTGGATCCAATTTTTAAG GTGTTCGATGCCATCATGAACTTCAAGAAGGAGGAGACCCAGAAATTGATTGAAAAACTGAACATTAAGCTTGATGCTGAAGATaaggagaaagaaggaaaaccACTGCTTAAG GCTGTGATGCGCCGCTGGTTGCCTGCAGGTGATGCATTGCTCCAGATGATTACCATCCATCTACCTTCACCGGTCACGGCCCAGAGATATCGCTGCGAGCTGCTGTATGAAGGCCCAGGAGATGATGAATCAGCCATGG GTATCAAGAACTGTGATCCTAAAGCTCCACTGATGATGTATGTCTCCAAAATGGTACCAACTAGCGACAAGGGCAGATTCTATGCTTTTGGTCGTGTTTTCTCTGGTGTTGTTGCCACGGGGCAGAAGGTGCGCATTATGGGCCCAAACTATACCCCAGGAAAGAAGGAGGACTTGTACTTGAAACCCATTCAAAG AACCATCCTGATGATGGGCCGATATGTTGAGCCCATTGAAGATGTGCCATGCGGGAACATTGTTGGACTGGTTGGAGTTGATCAGTTTTTGGTGAAGACTGGTACCATTACCACCTATGAGCAATCTCACAACATGCGAGTGATGAAGTTCAGCGTTAGTCCTGTAGTGAGAGTGGCCGTGGAGGCCAAGAACCCAGCTGACCTTCCAAAGCTGGTAGAAGGTCTTAAACGTCTGGCCAAGTCTGACCCTATGGTTCAG TGTATCATTGAAGAGTCTGGTGAGCACATTGTGGCTGGCGCAGGAGAGCTACATCTGGAAATTTGCTTAAAAGATCTTGAGGAAGATCATGCCTGTATCCCCCTGAAG AAATCAGACCCAGTGGTGTCATATCGTGAAACAGTGAGCGACGATTCTGACCAAGTGTGCTTGTCCAAATCTCCTAACAAGCACAACCGTCTGTACATGAAGGCTCGTCCCTTCCCAGACGGCTTGGCTGAGGATGTTGATAAGGGAGAAGTGACAGCTAGGCAAGAACTTAAACAGAGAGCTCGCTACCTGGCTGAAAAGTATGAGTGGGAGGTCACAGAGGCTCGTAAGATATGGTGCTTTGGACCAGATGGTAGCGGACCTAACATTCTTGTGGACATAACGAAGGGAGTACAATATCTGAATGAGATCAAGGATAGCGTGGTGGCTGGTTTCCAGTGGGCAACCAAGGAG GGGGCACTTTGCGAGGAGAACATGAGGGGAGTGCGATTTGACATCCACGATGTCACCCTGCATGCTGATGCGATACACAGAGGAGGTGGCCAGATCATCCCTACAGCCCGTAGAGTCCTGTACGCCTCTGTGTTGACCGCACAACCACGATTAATGGAGCCCATTTACCTGGTGGAGATTCAG TGTCCGGAGCAAGTTGTCGGTGGTATCTATGGTGTCCTGAACAGGAAAAGAGGCCACGTCTTTGAGGAGTCTCAAGTGGCAGGAACACCTATATTTGTTGTGAAGGCATATCTTCCTGTAAACGAATCATTTG GTTTCACAGCAGATCTGAGGTCCAACACAGGTGGCCAGGCCTTCCCTCAGTGCGTGTTTGACCACTGGCAGATCCTTCCAGGAGACCCATATGATGCCAACAGCAGGCCCTCGCAGGTCGTAGCCGAGACCCGCAAGCGTAAAGGCCTGAAGGAGGGCATCCCGGCTTTAGATAACTTCCTGGACAAACTGTAA
- the eef2l2 gene encoding elongation factor 2 isoform X1, translating to MNRRGASPSSQRVCVQTETVLRQAIAERIKPVLMMNKMDRALLELQLDPDELFQTFQRIVENVNVIISTYGEGEHGPMGNIMVDPVVGTVGFGSGLHGWAFTLKQFAEMYVAKFAAKGEKKKGDVPPEERCKKVEEMMKKLWGDKYFDPSCGKFSKTATSAEGKKLPRTFCQLVLDPIFKVFDAIMNFKKEETQKLIEKLNIKLDAEDKEKEGKPLLKAVMRRWLPAGDALLQMITIHLPSPVTAQRYRCELLYEGPGDDESAMGIKNCDPKAPLMMYVSKMVPTSDKGRFYAFGRVFSGVVATGQKVRIMGPNYTPGKKEDLYLKPIQRTILMMGRYVEPIEDVPCGNIVGLVGVDQFLVKTGTITTYEQSHNMRVMKFSVSPVVRVAVEAKNPADLPKLVEGLKRLAKSDPMVQCIIEESGEHIVAGAGELHLEICLKDLEEDHACIPLKKSDPVVSYRETVSDDSDQVCLSKSPNKHNRLYMKARPFPDGLAEDVDKGEVTARQELKQRARYLAEKYEWEVTEARKIWCFGPDGSGPNILVDITKGVQYLNEIKDSVVAGFQWATKEGALCEENMRGVRFDIHDVTLHADAIHRGGGQIIPTARRVLYASVLTAQPRLMEPIYLVEIQCPEQVVGGIYGVLNRKRGHVFEESQVAGTPIFVVKAYLPVNESFGFTADLRSNTGGQAFPQCVFDHWQILPGDPYDANSRPSQVVAETRKRKGLKEGIPALDNFLDKL from the exons ATGAACAGGAGAGGTGCATCACCATCAAGTCAAC gtgtgtgtgtgcagaccgAGACCGTTTTGAGGCAGGCTATTGCCGAACGCATCAAACCAGTCTTGATGATGAACAAGATGGACCGTGCCTTGCTTGAGCTGCAGCTGGATCCGGATGAGCTGTTCCAGACCTTCCAGCGCATCGTAGAGAACGTCAATGTCATCATCTCCACTTATGGCGAAGGAGAACATGGACCAATGGGCAACATTATG GTGGACCCTGTTGTTGGTACAGTTGGATTTGGTTCAGGCCTCCATGGTTGGGCTTTTACCCTGAAGCAGTTTGCTGAGATGTACGTAGCCAAATTTGCTGCcaaaggtgaaaagaaaaaaggagatgtACCACCTGAAGAGCGCTGCAAAAAGGTGGAGGAGATGATGAAGAAACTCTGGGGAGACAA GTATTTTGATCCTTCCTGTGGAAAATTCAGCAAAACAGCAACCAGtgcagaggggaaaaaactccCACGCACATTCTGCCAACTTGTGCTGGATCCAATTTTTAAG GTGTTCGATGCCATCATGAACTTCAAGAAGGAGGAGACCCAGAAATTGATTGAAAAACTGAACATTAAGCTTGATGCTGAAGATaaggagaaagaaggaaaaccACTGCTTAAG GCTGTGATGCGCCGCTGGTTGCCTGCAGGTGATGCATTGCTCCAGATGATTACCATCCATCTACCTTCACCGGTCACGGCCCAGAGATATCGCTGCGAGCTGCTGTATGAAGGCCCAGGAGATGATGAATCAGCCATGG GTATCAAGAACTGTGATCCTAAAGCTCCACTGATGATGTATGTCTCCAAAATGGTACCAACTAGCGACAAGGGCAGATTCTATGCTTTTGGTCGTGTTTTCTCTGGTGTTGTTGCCACGGGGCAGAAGGTGCGCATTATGGGCCCAAACTATACCCCAGGAAAGAAGGAGGACTTGTACTTGAAACCCATTCAAAG AACCATCCTGATGATGGGCCGATATGTTGAGCCCATTGAAGATGTGCCATGCGGGAACATTGTTGGACTGGTTGGAGTTGATCAGTTTTTGGTGAAGACTGGTACCATTACCACCTATGAGCAATCTCACAACATGCGAGTGATGAAGTTCAGCGTTAGTCCTGTAGTGAGAGTGGCCGTGGAGGCCAAGAACCCAGCTGACCTTCCAAAGCTGGTAGAAGGTCTTAAACGTCTGGCCAAGTCTGACCCTATGGTTCAG TGTATCATTGAAGAGTCTGGTGAGCACATTGTGGCTGGCGCAGGAGAGCTACATCTGGAAATTTGCTTAAAAGATCTTGAGGAAGATCATGCCTGTATCCCCCTGAAG AAATCAGACCCAGTGGTGTCATATCGTGAAACAGTGAGCGACGATTCTGACCAAGTGTGCTTGTCCAAATCTCCTAACAAGCACAACCGTCTGTACATGAAGGCTCGTCCCTTCCCAGACGGCTTGGCTGAGGATGTTGATAAGGGAGAAGTGACAGCTAGGCAAGAACTTAAACAGAGAGCTCGCTACCTGGCTGAAAAGTATGAGTGGGAGGTCACAGAGGCTCGTAAGATATGGTGCTTTGGACCAGATGGTAGCGGACCTAACATTCTTGTGGACATAACGAAGGGAGTACAATATCTGAATGAGATCAAGGATAGCGTGGTGGCTGGTTTCCAGTGGGCAACCAAGGAG GGGGCACTTTGCGAGGAGAACATGAGGGGAGTGCGATTTGACATCCACGATGTCACCCTGCATGCTGATGCGATACACAGAGGAGGTGGCCAGATCATCCCTACAGCCCGTAGAGTCCTGTACGCCTCTGTGTTGACCGCACAACCACGATTAATGGAGCCCATTTACCTGGTGGAGATTCAG TGTCCGGAGCAAGTTGTCGGTGGTATCTATGGTGTCCTGAACAGGAAAAGAGGCCACGTCTTTGAGGAGTCTCAAGTGGCAGGAACACCTATATTTGTTGTGAAGGCATATCTTCCTGTAAACGAATCATTTG GTTTCACAGCAGATCTGAGGTCCAACACAGGTGGCCAGGCCTTCCCTCAGTGCGTGTTTGACCACTGGCAGATCCTTCCAGGAGACCCATATGATGCCAACAGCAGGCCCTCGCAGGTCGTAGCCGAGACCCGCAAGCGTAAAGGCCTGAAGGAGGGCATCCCGGCTTTAGATAACTTCCTGGACAAACTGTAA